A genomic region of Glycine max cultivar Williams 82 chromosome 15, Glycine_max_v4.0, whole genome shotgun sequence contains the following coding sequences:
- the LOC112999611 gene encoding uncharacterized protein, which translates to MTVAEYVTKFEELVRYFPYYQGRDDKRGIFRDCQYPKKEQNGGGLNDQTGHPKATGKVFILNGVEASKSKYLIQGKLKLFVSSLNKDLVVETPTSGSVLTSNVCLNCPVEISGRTFLIDLICLPLSQIDVILETKVSMCDLPVVREFPELFPEDISNLPPRREIEFSIDLIPSAGPISIALYRMSPKELVERKKQLEELLEKQLIRPSVSPWGAPVLLVMKKDGTMRLCVDYRQLNKVTIKNKYPLPRIDDLMD; encoded by the exons ACAAAAGGGGCATATTCAGAGATTGTCAATATCCTAAGAAGGAGCAGAATGGTGGGGGTCTGAATGACCAAACTGGACATCCGAAGGCCACGGGAAAAGTCTTTATCCTTAACGGTGTCGAAGCTTCGAAATCCAAATATCTAATCCAAG GGAAACTTAAGCTTTTTGTGTCTTCTTTAAATAAGGATTTGGTGGTAGAGACCCCAACTAGTGGTTCTGTGTTAACTTCtaatgtgtgtttgaattgtcCTGTGGAAATTTCTGGTAGAACATTCTTGATTGATCTaatttgtttgcctttgagccaaattgatgttattctgG AGACAAAGGTTTCCATGTGTGACCTCCCTGTTGTCAGAGAGTTTCCTGAATTGTTCCCTGAGGATATATCCAATTTACCACCCAGgagagagatagagttttcCATAGACCTGATACCTAGTGCTGGGCCCATATCTATAGCCCTTTATAGGATGTCTCCTAAAGAGTTAGTCGAGCGTAAGAAACAGTTAGAGGAGTTGTTGGAGAAGCAGCTTATAAGACCCAGTGTATCTCCATGGGGAGCACCAGTGTTGTTAGTGATGAAGAAAGATGGGACCATGAggttgtgtgtagactaccgccAGTTGAATAAGGTGACGATTAAGAATAAGTACCCTTTGCCTAGAATAGACGACCTTATGGACTAG